Proteins encoded together in one Etheostoma cragini isolate CJK2018 chromosome 11, CSU_Ecrag_1.0, whole genome shotgun sequence window:
- the LOC117953124 gene encoding gamma-crystallin M3-like isoform X2 — MGKIIFYEDKNFQGRSYETSSDCAELTSYLSRCNSCRVESGCFMVYERPNFMGHQMLARRGEYPDNQRLMGMTMSDCIRSSRMIPTHRGPFRMRIYERENFRGQMNELTDDCENIQDRFRMSDCQSAHVMDGHWLMYEQPQYRGRMLYLRPGEYRSMRDMGMGPMDMRIGSMRRIMDSC, encoded by the exons ATGGGCAAA ATCATCTTCTACGAGGACAAGAACTTCCAGGGTCGCTCCTATGAGACCAGCAGCGATTGTGCCGAGCTGACCTCCTATCTGAGCCGCTGCAACTCCTGCAGGGTGGAGAGCGGCTGCTTCATGGTCTATGAACGTCCAAACTTCATGGGCCACCAGATGCTGGCGAGGAGGGGAGAGTACCCCGACAACCAGCGCCTGATGGGTATGACCATGAGTGACTGCATCCGTTCCAGCCGCATGATCCCCACG CACAGAGGCCCATTCAGGATGAGGATCTACGAGAGGGAGAACTTCAGAGGTCAGATGAATGAGCTGACAGACGACTGCGAGAACATCCAGGATCGTTTCCGCATGTCTGACTGCCAGTCTGCTCACGTGATGGACGGCCACTGGCTGATGTACGAGCAGCCCCAATACAGAGGCAGGATGCTGTACCTGAGGCCCGGAGAGTACAGGAGCATGAGAGACATGGGAATGGGTCCCATGGACATGAGGATTGGATCCATGCGACGTATCATGGACTCGTGTTAA
- the LOC117953124 gene encoding gamma-crystallin M3-like isoform X1, whose product MGKVPVQSGIGLTTKMGKIIFYEDKNFQGRSYETSSDCAELTSYLSRCNSCRVESGCFMVYERPNFMGHQMLARRGEYPDNQRLMGMTMSDCIRSSRMIPTHRGPFRMRIYERENFRGQMNELTDDCENIQDRFRMSDCQSAHVMDGHWLMYEQPQYRGRMLYLRPGEYRSMRDMGMGPMDMRIGSMRRIMDSC is encoded by the exons ATGGGCAAAGTACCAGTGCAATCAGGGATAGGACTGACCACCAAAATGGGCAAA ATCATCTTCTACGAGGACAAGAACTTCCAGGGTCGCTCCTATGAGACCAGCAGCGATTGTGCCGAGCTGACCTCCTATCTGAGCCGCTGCAACTCCTGCAGGGTGGAGAGCGGCTGCTTCATGGTCTATGAACGTCCAAACTTCATGGGCCACCAGATGCTGGCGAGGAGGGGAGAGTACCCCGACAACCAGCGCCTGATGGGTATGACCATGAGTGACTGCATCCGTTCCAGCCGCATGATCCCCACG CACAGAGGCCCATTCAGGATGAGGATCTACGAGAGGGAGAACTTCAGAGGTCAGATGAATGAGCTGACAGACGACTGCGAGAACATCCAGGATCGTTTCCGCATGTCTGACTGCCAGTCTGCTCACGTGATGGACGGCCACTGGCTGATGTACGAGCAGCCCCAATACAGAGGCAGGATGCTGTACCTGAGGCCCGGAGAGTACAGGAGCATGAGAGACATGGGAATGGGTCCCATGGACATGAGGATTGGATCCATGCGACGTATCATGGACTCGTGTTAA
- the LOC117953135 gene encoding gamma-crystallin M3-like, which produces MGKITFYEERNFQGRSYECMSDCSDMTSYLSRCQSCRVESGCFMVYDRPNYMGNQYFLRRGEYSDYVSFGMSDSIRSCRLIPQHKGQFRMKIYERENFQGQSHELMDDCVNFMDRYRMNDCQSCHVMDGHWLMYEQPHYRGRMMYMRPGEYKSMRDVGFSGMKLSSARRIMDSC; this is translated from the exons ATGGGCAAG atTACCTTCTACGAGGAGAGGAACTTCCAGGGTCGTTCCTATGAGTGCATGAGCGACTGCTCTGACATGACCTCCTACCTGAGCAGGTGCCAGTCCTGCAGGGTGGAGAGTGGCTGCTTCATGGTCTACGACCGCCCCAACTACATGGGAAACCAGTACTtcctgaggagaggagagtaCTCCGACTACGTGTCTTTTGGCATGAGTGACTCAATCCGTTCCTGCCGTTTAATTCCCCAG CACAAAGGTCAGTTCAGGATGAAGATCTACGAGAGGGAGAACTTCCAGGGCCAGAGTCACGAGCTGATGGACGACTGCGTCAACTTCATGGACCGTTACCGTATGAACGACTGCCAGTCCTGCCACGTGATGGACGGCCACTGGCTGATGTACGAGCAGCCCCACTACAGAGGCAGGATGATGTACATGAGGCCCGGAGAGTACAAGAGCATGAGAGATGTGGGATTCAGCGGCATGAAGCTTAGCTCCGCCAGGCGTATAATGGACTCCTGttga
- the crygs4 gene encoding crystallin, gamma S4: MAKNPVYVLSFQIVFYEDRDFQGKSYDCKGDSADLQGFIRRCNSVKVVAGWWVLYECNNYMGYQYVIGPGEYSDYSRWMGFNDCVRSCRIIKNAKAPYKLRLFDRPNFDGQSLEVTEDMKSIQEKWLRREVQSCKVLEGSWIFFEHPNFCGRQYQLEKGEYRHHSEWGALKPTVGSIKIITEK; encoded by the exons ATGGCGAAG AATCCTGTCTACGTTCTTTCTTTCCAGATTGTGTTTTACGAGGACCGGGACTTCCAGGGAAAGTCCTACGACTGCAAAGGCGACTCAGCCGACCTGCAGGGCTTCATCCGCCGATGCAACTCGGTCAAGGTGGTGGCCGGCTGGTGGGTTCTGTATGAGTGCAACAACTACATGGGCTACCAGTATGTCATTGGTCCAGGGGAATACAGTGACTACAGTCGCTGGATGGGCTTCAACGACTGTGTCAGATCCTGCAGGATCATCAAAAAC GCCAAAGCGCCGTACAAACTGAGGCTGTTTGACCGGCCAAACTTTGACGGCCAATCTTTGGAGGTGACAGAAGACATGAAGTCTATCCAGGAGAAATGGCTCAGACGTGAAGTCCAGTCCTGCAAGGTCCTGGAGGGCTCCTGGATCTTCTTTGAACATCCCAACTTCTGCGGTCGTCAGTACCAGCTGGAGAAGGGGGAGTACCGACACCACTCAGAGTGGGGAGCTCTCAAACCAACTGTGGGCTCCATCAAAATAATCACTGAGAAGTGA
- the LOC117953132 gene encoding gamma-crystallin B-like gives MERVGKITFYEDTNFQGRYYECTSDCPELNTHFRRCNSVRVDSGAWVLYERPNYRGYQYILTMGEYPDYQYWMGINDSIRSCRIVRNGSGAFRICVYERPDFSGQMLESTEDLKNLLERWNLREINSAQVQDGAWVFYELPEYRGRQYLLERGQYRRFTEWAAMNPSVGSFRRVINF, from the exons ATGGAGCGTGTGGGAAAG ATCACGTTTTATGAAGACACAAACTTCCAAGGTCGCTATTATGAGTGCACCAGTGACTGTCCTGAGCTGAACACCCACTTCCGCCGCTGTAACTCTGTCCGTGTGGACAGCGGGGCCTGGGTTCTGTATGAGAGGCCCAACTACCGGGGATACCAGTACATCCTGACCATGGGGGAGTACCCTGATTACCAGTACTGGATGGGCATCAACGACAGCATCAGGTCCTGCCGGATCGTACGAAAT GGGTCTGGTGCGTTTAGGATTTGTGTCTATGAGCGCCCTGACTTTAGTGGCCAGATGTTGGAGAGCACTGAAGATCTGAAGAACctgctggaacgctggaacctCCGGGAGATTAATTCCGCCCAAGTGCAGGATGGTGCCTGGGTCTTCTACGAGCTTCCCGAATACCGCGGACGCCAGTACCTGCTGGAGAGAGGACAGTACCGCCGCTTCACTGAGTGGGCAGCCATGAACCCCAGTGTGGGGTCCTTCCGCCGCGTCATCAACTTTTAG